From Ignavibacteria bacterium, one genomic window encodes:
- a CDS encoding T9SS type A sorting domain-containing protein, with the protein MKRTLALLLVLTTSVTLFYGADSTVFERTRARMQQALEKTGPDGSVKINKQFRRWEWFWQGRLTEDGSFPTPAHYQQELAKLQRAKRVENVQAPKTWKELGPTAPDLPGQSAQWNGIGRVNVVEFSRQNPNLVYAGAASGGLWKSTDGGSNWTAVNISIIPVVGVSDIAISAQDDKVIFVATGDADAAIFGDFTGYPSFTYGVIKSTDGGVTWAQTGLSYDPSQGSLVARLWLDPRDTSIVVAATYGGVMRSSNGGASWIRAQGGVFRDLIGNPANPDVLYSTTFSESGNAGIFRSTDNGVSWTQTRTIAEANRIRLAVTKANGNVVGAVASRAYRFNGDAEGNGLEGVYKSTDAGTSFEKLTTTLNLLHWNASGQGNGGQGFYDLAMEISPTNANHIFVGGINVWRTTTNGNTWILSAHWTGDGAPWVHADHHYFKFHPTQNKLFAAHDGGIARSTDQGISWRDASNGLRIQQYYGLATSNINPSITISGSQDNGTALSKNNGSTFVHSLDGDGMMAAIDYIDPQLLYGSQYNGTFFRSTNQGNNWIFSSSRQQRGESMAAWVSPIAADPTNQNVAYIGYSQVYKTTTGGSFWTRISNNPTSVPCRWIAVAPSDSRHIYAAYNTALWYTTDGGTNWTQQTGISGVIMGVEVHPTDPKKIFIAIGGYSGGQKVLQVSNGTVTNVTGTGLPNVPCNSVVYQRGTTNRLYAGTDLGVFFSDEGSGFWQPYGTGMPAALISAMRLIPTSNILRVSTYGRGIWEIDVRQCTATTPTITKVTPTTACVGDSVVLEASTGYASYRWSSGDTTRRVVFRSIAQTGSYTVSVEDNSGCRATSAPTSITFLASPSKPLVSQRGKDTLRSSAVGGITKFQWARDGVDIPGATLRDHVTQISGLYTVRVENNQNCTSTSNSYTFTYDPMSVEEDVAAGRAIGISPNPSSDVAMITMPVVASRTLDVISITGQLVYSMPVADGANEFRLDLASIARGTYIVRLTAGSSVWMARLLRD; encoded by the coding sequence ATGAAACGTACCCTTGCACTTCTCCTCGTCCTCACCACATCCGTCACGCTCTTCTATGGGGCTGATAGTACGGTCTTTGAACGTACTCGCGCTCGGATGCAGCAGGCCCTTGAAAAGACCGGCCCAGACGGATCGGTCAAGATCAATAAGCAATTCCGACGCTGGGAGTGGTTCTGGCAGGGGAGGCTCACCGAAGATGGATCCTTCCCAACCCCGGCACACTATCAGCAGGAACTGGCAAAGCTCCAGCGTGCAAAGCGTGTTGAGAACGTACAGGCACCAAAGACCTGGAAGGAACTGGGCCCAACCGCTCCGGATCTGCCGGGTCAAAGTGCGCAATGGAATGGCATCGGACGGGTGAATGTGGTTGAATTCTCCAGACAGAATCCTAATCTGGTCTATGCAGGCGCGGCCTCCGGTGGACTTTGGAAAAGCACAGACGGCGGCTCGAACTGGACAGCGGTGAATATCTCGATCATTCCGGTTGTTGGTGTGAGCGACATTGCGATCTCTGCCCAGGATGATAAGGTGATCTTCGTTGCAACGGGTGATGCCGACGCGGCCATCTTCGGTGACTTCACCGGGTATCCGTCATTCACCTATGGTGTGATCAAGAGCACAGACGGCGGAGTTACATGGGCACAAACAGGTCTTTCCTATGATCCTTCACAAGGCTCACTTGTAGCCAGACTCTGGCTCGACCCACGTGATACAAGTATTGTGGTAGCTGCTACCTATGGTGGTGTAATGCGCTCATCAAATGGCGGTGCTTCGTGGATCCGTGCGCAGGGTGGCGTGTTTCGTGATCTCATCGGAAATCCGGCGAACCCGGACGTCCTGTATTCCACCACGTTCTCCGAATCCGGGAATGCCGGCATCTTTCGTTCTACAGACAATGGCGTGAGCTGGACGCAGACGAGAACGATCGCCGAAGCCAATCGTATTCGACTTGCCGTTACAAAGGCCAACGGAAACGTTGTTGGTGCTGTTGCCTCGCGTGCGTATCGCTTCAATGGTGACGCTGAGGGCAACGGCTTGGAAGGTGTCTATAAGTCAACAGATGCCGGTACAAGCTTTGAAAAACTCACAACAACACTTAACCTCCTGCATTGGAATGCGAGTGGTCAGGGCAATGGCGGCCAAGGTTTCTACGACCTCGCCATGGAGATCTCGCCAACCAATGCCAACCACATCTTCGTTGGTGGAATCAACGTTTGGCGTACCACCACAAACGGTAACACCTGGATCCTTTCTGCGCATTGGACGGGTGATGGAGCCCCGTGGGTACATGCTGATCATCACTACTTCAAATTCCATCCAACACAGAACAAGTTGTTCGCCGCACATGATGGCGGAATTGCACGCTCTACAGACCAAGGGATCTCGTGGCGCGATGCGAGTAATGGACTGCGCATTCAGCAGTATTATGGACTCGCTACCTCGAACATCAATCCGAGTATCACCATCTCCGGTTCACAGGATAACGGAACAGCGCTATCGAAGAACAACGGTTCAACCTTTGTTCACTCGCTGGATGGTGATGGAATGATGGCGGCCATCGACTACATCGACCCGCAACTCCTCTACGGAAGTCAATACAACGGCACGTTCTTCCGTTCTACAAACCAAGGAAATAACTGGATCTTCTCATCGAGCAGGCAACAACGCGGAGAGTCTATGGCTGCGTGGGTCTCGCCGATCGCTGCAGATCCAACTAATCAGAACGTTGCCTATATCGGATATTCACAGGTATACAAAACAACAACCGGCGGATCATTCTGGACAAGGATCTCAAACAACCCCACCAGTGTACCGTGCAGGTGGATCGCCGTTGCACCGTCAGACTCCCGACACATATACGCGGCCTATAACACCGCTCTCTGGTATACAACTGATGGCGGGACGAATTGGACACAGCAGACAGGAATCTCCGGTGTGATCATGGGTGTAGAAGTTCATCCTACAGATCCAAAGAAGATCTTTATTGCAATAGGGGGCTATTCGGGCGGACAAAAGGTCCTGCAGGTATCCAACGGAACTGTTACAAACGTCACCGGAACCGGTTTGCCAAACGTGCCATGTAATTCGGTTGTCTACCAAAGGGGCACGACAAACAGACTTTATGCCGGAACTGATCTCGGTGTGTTCTTCTCCGATGAAGGCTCCGGCTTCTGGCAGCCATACGGCACTGGTATGCCGGCAGCACTTATCAGTGCAATGAGGCTCATTCCAACATCGAACATTCTCCGCGTGTCCACCTACGGCAGAGGCATCTGGGAGATCGACGTGCGTCAGTGCACAGCAACCACACCAACCATCACCAAGGTCACGCCAACCACGGCATGTGTGGGTGATTCTGTTGTTCTCGAAGCATCTACGGGATATGCTTCGTATCGCTGGTCGAGTGGCGACACAACACGTCGCGTTGTTTTCCGCTCCATCGCCCAGACAGGCTCATACACGGTAAGTGTCGAAGACAACAGTGGCTGCCGTGCAACATCGGCTCCAACGTCCATCACCTTCTTGGCATCACCATCAAAGCCCCTTGTCTCTCAGCGTGGAAAGGACACCTTGCGTTCTTCGGCAGTGGGCGGGATCACCAAATTCCAGTGGGCGCGCGATGGAGTTGACATTCCCGGTGCAACCCTGCGCGATCATGTAACCCAGATCAGCGGTTTGTATACCGTGCGTGTTGAGAACAATCAGAATTGTACGAGCACATCGAACAGTTACACCTTTACGTATGATCCGATGAGTGTGGAAGAAGATGTTGCTGCCGGACGTGCCATTGGCATCAGTCCGAACCCGAGTAGTGATGTTGCCATGATCACTATGCCTGTTGTTGCATCTCGCACACTCGATGTGATCAGCATCACGGGTCAGCTCGTCTACTCCATGCCGGTAGCTGACGGTGCGAACGAGTTCCGACTCGATCTTGCTTCCATCGCCCGCGGAACGTACATCGTCCGCCTCACCGCAGGTTCATCTGTGTGGATGGCACGTCTCCTACGTGATTGA
- the kbl gene encoding glycine C-acetyltransferase, with product MDSAFLDRLRTELTSIDEAGLYKRERIITSHQGPEITVAGRSEPVLNFCANNYLGLSSHPDVISAAKRYLDSHGFGMSSVRFICGTQDIHKELEQKIASFCGTDDTILYAACFDANGGVFEPLLGEEDAIISDSLNHASIIDGVRLCKAKRYRYESCNMDELESQLKQARADGARTILIATDAVFSMDGTIAPLDKICDLADQYQALVMVDECHSMGFMGAHGRGVVEHCGVTGRVDIITGTLGKALGGGIGGFTTGRQEIIDMLRQRSRPYLFSNSLPPSIVGAGIAVMDLLSSTTQLRDTLEENTKYFRDGMSKLGFDIVPGTHPITPVMLYDAPLAQAMAEKLLDHGIYVIGFFFPVVPKGKARIRVQVSAAHTRAHLDKAIAAFGAVGKELGVIQ from the coding sequence ATGGATTCGGCATTTCTCGACAGACTACGTACTGAGCTCACCTCGATCGACGAAGCAGGCCTTTATAAGCGGGAGAGGATCATTACCTCCCACCAAGGTCCGGAGATCACCGTAGCAGGACGCTCGGAACCTGTCCTGAACTTCTGTGCGAACAACTACCTGGGTCTGTCCTCCCACCCGGACGTGATCTCTGCCGCAAAACGCTACCTCGATTCCCATGGTTTTGGAATGTCGAGCGTACGCTTCATCTGCGGAACGCAGGACATCCATAAGGAACTGGAACAGAAGATCGCCTCCTTCTGCGGCACGGACGACACGATCCTCTATGCCGCATGCTTCGATGCCAATGGCGGTGTGTTCGAACCGCTGCTTGGTGAAGAAGATGCCATTATCTCCGACTCTCTCAACCACGCATCGATCATCGACGGCGTCCGTCTGTGTAAGGCCAAACGCTACCGCTACGAGTCGTGCAACATGGATGAATTGGAGTCGCAACTCAAGCAAGCACGTGCCGATGGTGCTCGAACCATCCTCATTGCAACCGATGCTGTCTTCAGCATGGACGGAACCATTGCGCCCCTTGACAAGATCTGCGACCTTGCAGACCAATATCAAGCGCTGGTGATGGTTGATGAATGTCACTCCATGGGATTCATGGGTGCACATGGCAGGGGCGTTGTGGAACATTGCGGTGTAACGGGCAGAGTAGACATCATCACCGGTACGCTCGGAAAGGCATTGGGAGGGGGCATTGGGGGCTTCACAACCGGACGTCAAGAGATCATCGACATGCTCCGTCAGCGGTCACGCCCATACCTCTTCTCCAACTCCCTCCCACCATCCATCGTTGGTGCAGGCATTGCTGTGATGGATCTGTTGAGCTCCACAACACAACTGCGCGATACGCTTGAAGAGAACACAAAGTACTTCCGCGACGGAATGTCGAAGCTCGGATTTGACATCGTGCCAGGTACCCACCCTATCACTCCGGTGATGTTGTATGATGCACCTCTTGCACAGGCAATGGCGGAGAAGCTTCTCGATCACGGCATCTATGTGATCGGCTTCTTCTTCCCTGTTGTTCCAAAGGGCAAGGCACGTATTCGCGTGCAGGTGTCGGCTGCTCACACGCGAGCACATCTCGATAAAGCCATCGCTGCATTCGGAGCTGTTGGCAAGGAACTGGGAGTGATCCAATGA
- a CDS encoding 3-hydroxybutyryl-CoA dehydrogenase has product MIIGICGAGTMGRGIAIASLTAGHGVVIFDINDEALVAARNNVIEQLRKAVEKGKLDAAACTIAEQNIVTGSSIDVMSTANIVIEAIAERLDIKHALFTELERVCRPDAILTSNTSSISIASLARCLANTSRFAGLHFFNPAHIMKLVEVIKGPRTSDDVVSTCVEFARGLGKTPVVAADAPGFIVNRIARNYYNESQRIVMEGAASIAQVDTLMKGIGFKMGPFELMDLIGVDVNLDVTKSQWEQFFHEPRFTPSLLQQQYVDAGLHGKKSSGGFFSY; this is encoded by the coding sequence ATGATCATCGGCATCTGTGGTGCAGGGACGATGGGAAGGGGCATTGCCATTGCCTCACTTACGGCTGGTCACGGCGTAGTGATCTTTGATATCAACGATGAGGCCTTGGTTGCCGCACGCAACAACGTGATCGAACAACTCCGCAAGGCCGTTGAAAAAGGCAAACTCGATGCCGCTGCATGCACCATCGCAGAGCAGAACATTGTAACCGGATCGAGCATCGATGTGATGTCGACCGCTAATATTGTGATCGAAGCCATTGCAGAACGACTCGACATCAAACACGCGCTCTTCACAGAGCTAGAACGCGTGTGTCGTCCGGACGCCATCCTCACCAGCAACACTAGCTCCATCAGCATCGCCTCCCTAGCACGTTGTTTGGCAAACACATCACGGTTTGCCGGACTCCACTTCTTCAACCCTGCTCACATCATGAAGCTCGTGGAAGTGATCAAGGGTCCACGCACCTCCGATGACGTCGTGTCCACCTGCGTAGAATTCGCAAGAGGCCTCGGCAAAACTCCCGTTGTAGCTGCCGACGCCCCCGGCTTCATCGTGAACCGCATCGCTCGTAACTACTACAATGAGTCCCAACGCATTGTGATGGAGGGGGCTGCATCCATCGCACAGGTAGACACCCTTATGAAGGGCATTGGTTTCAAGATGGGCCCCTTTGAACTCATGGACCTCATCGGTGTCGACGTAAACCTCGACGTTACGAAGTCGCAATGGGAACAGTTCTTCCACGAACCCCGCTTCACCCCATCACTCTTGCAACAACAGTATGTTGATGCCGGTCTTCATGGAAAGAAATCCTCGGGGGGATTCTTTAGTTACTAG
- a CDS encoding lysophospholipid acyltransferase family protein — protein sequence MSKAFWGYYFERSLKRTFEHCLVAGEEHLAPIMERGSSAPCPTIIVSTHGSWWDAVVTIVMSLRRYRLDADGMMEYRQLTKYRFFSRIGMFSVVREDPRSAVRSLHYAADRLRNTDRALWMFPQGTLIHQDLPVVAEPGIGILVRKLGRVRIQPLSIRYELLRNKKPTCWALFGSPFIAEWNSHSSVSEISTDVSNALNDLSSVNRQNAQAEDHSGYVSMFNSVSP from the coding sequence GTGAGCAAAGCTTTCTGGGGCTACTACTTTGAGCGGTCGCTCAAACGTACCTTCGAACACTGTCTCGTAGCTGGAGAAGAGCACCTGGCACCGATCATGGAAAGGGGCTCCTCAGCCCCCTGCCCAACGATCATCGTCAGTACTCATGGGTCGTGGTGGGACGCTGTGGTTACCATCGTGATGTCTCTGAGACGGTATCGTTTGGATGCCGACGGGATGATGGAGTACCGCCAGTTGACGAAATACCGGTTCTTTTCACGCATTGGCATGTTCAGCGTTGTCCGCGAAGATCCACGCAGCGCCGTTCGGTCTCTTCACTACGCTGCCGACAGACTTCGCAACACGGATCGCGCACTCTGGATGTTCCCGCAAGGAACCCTCATCCACCAAGACCTTCCCGTGGTCGCCGAACCCGGCATCGGTATCCTCGTCCGCAAACTTGGCCGCGTCCGCATCCAGCCCCTTTCCATTCGCTATGAATTGCTGAGAAACAAGAAACCCACGTGCTGGGCCCTCTTCGGATCCCCCTTCATCGCGGAATGGAACTCCCACTCCTCCGTGTCCGAGATCTCAACAGACGTTTCCAATGCTCTCAACGATCTTTCGTCGGTCAACCGCCAAAACGCACAGGCAGAGGACCACTCGGGCTATGTGTCGATGTTTAACTCCGTATCTCCGTAA
- a CDS encoding thioredoxin family protein produces MSITQPNAEEFRPLIESTDKVIVKFYADWCGSCKLFAPVYSRLSNDERFTAITFLDVNAETNPEARVLAGVDNLPFFATFNNGTLVEGMATARKEAVEGMLNRLLQ; encoded by the coding sequence ATGAGCATTACCCAACCCAACGCTGAAGAATTTCGCCCCCTCATCGAATCAACGGACAAGGTGATCGTCAAGTTCTATGCCGACTGGTGTGGGTCGTGCAAGCTGTTCGCACCGGTGTATTCGCGCTTGAGCAATGATGAACGATTTACGGCCATCACATTCCTTGACGTAAACGCCGAAACGAATCCTGAAGCACGAGTGCTTGCGGGTGTTGACAACCTACCGTTCTTTGCAACGTTCAACAACGGCACACTCGTCGAAGGTATGGCCACGGCGAGGAAGGAAGCGGTTGAGGGGATGCTCAACCGACTCCTTCAATGA
- a CDS encoding T9SS type A sorting domain-containing protein → MKIIAVIVCLLAAILNGQAQVSVSWRPISPMMMGVARATAVIDSSTFIVVGADSAAVRTSDRGVTWTTCRFPSGTHWFDVVSLASGVVVAVGNRGNIARSNDAGLSWRFEKISLDVDLYHIWTDYDQTIVATGDSGRIVRSIDAGRLWEPVESHVTGAIPALTMSPSGRLLGYDTTGAIIYSDDKGTTWSTAIRDTSWRITGMTMISTDTGLAVGMFKGVSTTSDGGATWKTVELQPDSAVKMYAPPTRFARSLLYSNADRTATVITIWGESVVSDTTFTRWQKGLIQGSNRRTQVHDLEVDRRGHLWVTTDNELMSVTSLDNVPLFNGFLLPFTHRQGCKSLLTREGIVASYSYQKYDDFWITRPVLQVSEDLGLSVQLRPVEGPNVNPLVAVSELSAIGKDSWLIVGYEEDRLHNRGYQRLYRTSDAGNTWSAVRMTRYIERMYSSHASLSGHFSFYDGSTFSTVNQVNSDTLQTHERQLPYTDEQVFGCHSVDADLFFAFGSAGTLFRTNDTAGMMEKQRIPNAEKVQHMSFADRDYGICVDNRGSVFRTINAGLTWEMVKSLDTKGLFRVNVLDRLTWLVASGNGNILFTTDGGTSWLDVSIPGSMLPWTIDNCIVINTSEFLVSSNEYVYHGKLSGTTSNLDDSMSSRHSVTPTLLSIAPNPSTNSATITVADRSPVLRLYDASGRLVASYTVENGRVVVNTSELSNGVYNVVSDTGSGVLMVNR, encoded by the coding sequence ATGAAGATCATTGCCGTTATTGTCTGCCTGCTAGCCGCCATTCTTAATGGGCAGGCACAGGTATCAGTATCATGGCGACCCATAAGCCCAATGATGATGGGTGTAGCACGAGCTACTGCAGTGATCGACAGTTCAACGTTCATTGTAGTGGGAGCAGATTCGGCAGCTGTGCGGACAAGCGATCGTGGAGTGACATGGACAACATGTAGATTCCCATCAGGTACACACTGGTTCGATGTTGTAAGTCTGGCTAGTGGCGTCGTGGTTGCCGTTGGTAATCGAGGCAACATTGCTCGATCTAACGATGCTGGGTTGTCCTGGAGATTTGAGAAGATATCCTTGGACGTGGATCTCTATCACATTTGGACGGATTACGATCAGACAATCGTTGCCACGGGCGATTCAGGGCGAATCGTTCGATCTATTGATGCAGGACGCTTGTGGGAGCCTGTAGAAAGCCATGTTACTGGTGCGATACCTGCATTAACAATGTCTCCATCGGGCAGGCTCCTTGGATATGATACTACAGGAGCCATCATCTATAGCGATGATAAGGGTACAACATGGTCGACTGCAATTCGCGACACTTCATGGCGGATCACCGGAATGACCATGATCAGTACTGATACTGGTTTGGCGGTTGGAATGTTCAAAGGCGTGTCCACTACGTCAGACGGGGGAGCTACTTGGAAGACTGTCGAACTTCAACCAGACTCCGCAGTTAAAATGTACGCGCCACCTACGCGCTTCGCAAGGTCACTCCTCTATAGCAACGCAGACAGAACAGCAACAGTGATTACGATCTGGGGAGAGTCCGTTGTATCTGATACCACATTCACTCGATGGCAGAAGGGGCTGATCCAGGGTTCGAACAGACGGACCCAGGTCCATGATCTTGAGGTTGACCGTCGTGGACATCTTTGGGTAACTACAGACAACGAGTTAATGTCAGTCACTTCTCTTGACAATGTCCCTTTGTTTAATGGTTTCCTTCTACCATTCACCCATCGACAAGGTTGTAAGAGTCTGTTGACCCGGGAGGGGATAGTGGCCTCGTATTCTTATCAGAAGTATGATGACTTTTGGATCACGAGACCAGTGTTGCAAGTTTCTGAAGACCTAGGGCTTTCAGTTCAACTACGTCCTGTTGAAGGACCGAACGTAAATCCTTTGGTTGCAGTCAGTGAGCTAAGTGCAATCGGTAAAGACTCTTGGCTCATTGTTGGGTATGAAGAAGATAGGCTTCACAACAGAGGCTATCAACGACTCTATCGAACATCTGATGCTGGAAACACGTGGAGTGCAGTTCGGATGACGAGATATATCGAACGGATGTACTCATCCCATGCCAGTCTCTCTGGACACTTTAGCTTCTACGATGGATCAACGTTCAGCACCGTCAATCAAGTGAATTCAGACACACTTCAAACTCACGAAAGACAGTTGCCATACACGGATGAGCAGGTATTCGGATGCCATTCCGTAGACGCGGACCTCTTTTTTGCATTTGGATCAGCAGGCACGTTGTTCAGGACAAACGATACCGCAGGCATGATGGAAAAGCAACGTATCCCCAATGCTGAGAAAGTACAGCATATGTCATTTGCTGACCGAGATTATGGAATTTGTGTTGACAATAGGGGGTCGGTATTCAGAACAATAAATGCTGGATTAACATGGGAAATGGTTAAGAGTCTTGACACGAAAGGTCTTTTCAGGGTCAATGTGCTTGATCGCTTAACCTGGTTGGTCGCCAGCGGGAATGGAAACATTCTATTTACAACGGATGGTGGAACATCATGGCTCGATGTATCTATTCCCGGAAGTATGCTACCATGGACCATTGATAACTGCATAGTCATCAATACATCCGAGTTCCTTGTATCATCCAATGAATATGTCTATCACGGAAAGCTCAGTGGAACTACATCCAACCTTGATGACTCCATGTCATCCCGCCACTCCGTCACTCCGACCTTGCTTTCCATCGCTCCCAATCCCTCTACGAACAGCGCTACGATTACGGTTGCCGACAGAAGCCCCGTACTTCGGCTGTATGATGCCAGCGGACGACTTGTAGCCTCCTACACGGTCGAAAACGGTAGGGTCGTGGTGAACACGTCGGAGCTCTCGAATGGGGTCTACAATGTTGTTTCAGACACGGGGAGCGGGGTGTTGATGGTGAATCGGTAG
- the mnmA gene encoding tRNA 2-thiouridine(34) synthase MnmA: MSGGVDSSVATGLLVEQGYDVIGITIKTYKYEDVGGNVGNDSTCCSLDGINDARRVALNLGVPHYTVDFTETFKEKIIDYFVEDYLAGNTPNPCVRCNREIKWGEMLRKADSLGAKYIATGHYASIMFDEQSGRRWIRRSPDAKKDQSYMLWSVRQEHLARTIFPLAGFTKPQSRSEGERLNLSLQNKPESYEICFIPDNDYRRFLKDAVPDLDQRVGKGNIVMDGEVIGQHDGYPFYTIGQRKGLGVSNPDPLFVLNVLPSENIVELGTADKLDAISLTAHHVNLQKYADLNDPRRFIVKVRYKDEGAPATCHTDADGILHVTFDEPRKAIARGQSVVMYEDDDVVGGGIIR, from the coding sequence ATGTCCGGCGGAGTTGACAGCAGTGTTGCAACCGGCCTACTCGTAGAGCAGGGTTATGACGTGATCGGCATCACCATCAAGACCTACAAATACGAAGATGTAGGGGGCAATGTGGGCAACGATTCCACATGCTGTTCCCTCGATGGTATCAATGACGCGCGCAGGGTTGCCTTGAATCTTGGAGTGCCACACTACACGGTGGATTTCACCGAGACCTTTAAAGAGAAGATCATCGACTACTTCGTCGAGGACTACTTGGCGGGCAACACACCCAACCCGTGTGTGCGGTGTAATCGCGAGATCAAATGGGGCGAGATGCTGCGCAAGGCAGATTCCTTGGGGGCAAAGTATATCGCCACCGGACACTATGCCAGCATCATGTTCGATGAGCAGAGCGGCAGACGGTGGATAAGAAGAAGTCCGGATGCAAAGAAGGACCAGTCCTACATGTTGTGGAGCGTACGTCAGGAACATCTTGCGCGCACCATCTTCCCACTGGCCGGATTCACCAAGCCACAGTCGCGCAGTGAAGGTGAGAGATTAAACCTCTCCCTACAGAACAAGCCTGAGTCGTACGAGATCTGCTTCATTCCTGACAACGACTACCGCAGGTTCCTCAAGGACGCCGTACCCGATCTCGACCAACGTGTTGGCAAGGGCAACATCGTGATGGACGGCGAAGTGATCGGTCAGCACGACGGGTATCCATTCTACACCATCGGTCAACGCAAAGGCCTTGGTGTAAGCAACCCCGACCCGCTCTTCGTCCTCAACGTCCTGCCATCGGAGAACATCGTTGAGCTCGGCACTGCCGACAAGCTCGACGCAATCTCACTTACGGCCCACCACGTCAACCTCCAGAAGTACGCAGACCTCAACGACCCACGTCGGTTCATCGTCAAGGTCCGCTACAAGGACGAAGGCGCTCCCGCCACATGTCACACCGATGCCGACGGCATCCTCCACGTCACCTTCGACGAACCCCGCAAAGCCATTGCCCGCGGTCAAAGCGTTGTCATGTATGAGGATGATGATGTGGTAGGGGGCGGGATCATACGTTAA